In Alkalinema sp. FACHB-956, a single genomic region encodes these proteins:
- a CDS encoding ferredoxin family protein: protein MIELVSSSRCVGCNLCVNACPTNVFDAIPDAPPKIARQSDCQTCFMCELYCPVDALYVSPEVDPLAFVDEAELIASGLLGSYRRDVGWSKGQMPQAQEDMSFQFSKMKR, encoded by the coding sequence ATGATTGAACTTGTAAGCAGTTCTCGCTGCGTGGGTTGCAATTTGTGTGTGAATGCCTGTCCGACCAATGTCTTTGATGCCATACCGGATGCGCCTCCCAAAATTGCGCGGCAAAGCGATTGTCAAACTTGCTTTATGTGTGAGTTGTATTGTCCGGTCGATGCCCTCTATGTTTCACCGGAAGTGGATCCTTTAGCCTTTGTGGATGAAGCGGAACTCATTGCTTCTGGATTGCTCGGAAGTTATCGTCGCGATGTCGGTTGGTCGAAGGGACAAATGCCCCAGGCTCAAGAGGATATGTCGTTTCAGTTCAGTAAGATGAAACGCTAG